In Crassostrea angulata isolate pt1a10 chromosome 6, ASM2561291v2, whole genome shotgun sequence, a genomic segment contains:
- the LOC128189191 gene encoding sorting nexin-20-like codes for MSFIRDNRISRGLKQALDSVEDVQDRFLAEEEEEFENFSENLTLKIDNQEVPKQKHEKNSCIVNVKGDNPGTRAVIFEVIKAEKVKEGRSSFVQYTLSIGSEGERDSTPGTIEKRYSDFSVLNSKLKKKFPKEMEHISFPGKLVIGNFTSETIAQRSRAFEHYLTHIFTVDCLRFSDEFKEFLYQRKIQEGIERLQKNDFSHCVSIMEKYLPVQESIQGNQHSDVVCTLCVLSLCHQKLGDREAALKYAESALSCMNISSTDCFLVPLLHHTIYLCWLLSREKSHLEARLADLGDKGGKSEELITVILNYTKFDSVWYGEN; via the exons ATGAGTTTTATTCGAGATAACCGTATTAGTCGTGGTTTAAAGCAGGCTCTTGACTCTGTTGAGGATGTACAGGACAGGTTCTTAGCAGAGGAGGAAGAGGAGTTTGAAAATTTCAGCGAAAACTTAACTCTCAAAATAGATAACCAGGAAGTACCAAAACAAA AGCATGAGAAAAATTCCTGCATTGTTAATGTTAAGGGAGACAACCCAGGAACAAGAGCAGTAATATTTGAGGTGATCAAAGCAGAAAAAGTGAAAGAAGGAAGATCTTCTTTTGTG CAATATACACTTTCCATTGGTTCAGAGGGAGAAAGGGACAGCACTCCTGGAACAATAGAAAAAAGATATTCTGATTTTAGTGTTCTAAATTCTAAACTTAAGAAAAAGTTTCCAAAGGAAATGGAGCATATCTCCTTTCCTGGAAAATTGGTAATTGGAAATTTTACCAGTGAAACAATAGCACAGAGAAGCAGGGCATTTGAGCATTACCTTACTCACATATTCACAGTAGACTGTCTGCGGTTTTCTGATGAATTCAAGGAATTCCTTTACCAAAGAAAAATCCAGGAAGGTATTGAAAGGTTGCAGAAAAATGATTTCTCTCATTGTGTAAGCATTATGGAAAAATACCTCCCAGTACAGGAGAGCATACAGGGCAATCAGCACAGCGATGTTGTGTGCACACTCTGTGTGCTTTCACTGTGCCACCAAAAACTAGGAGACAGAGAGGCAGCACTAAAATATGCAGAATCCGCATTGTCCTGTATGAATATCAGCAGCACTGACTGTTTCCTGGTGCCCCTGCTGCACCACACCATCTATCTGTGCTGGTTGTTGAGTCGTGAGAAGTCGCACCTAGAGGCCAGGCTGGCTGATCTAGGGGACAAGGGAGGTAAATCTGAAGAACTCATTACTGTGattttaaattatacaaaatttgaTTCAGTGTGGTATGGGGAaaactga